The Mesobacillus jeotgali genome window below encodes:
- a CDS encoding VOC family protein gives MGTKRQIHSSLKVLLVSDLAKSRKFYSDVLGCEVTDWWAIRDGFSGLALKLLEASDPKEVRPNPPAAGEKQGFDLYCYVEDWNSLDELYQEFKEKGAQIAIDPWVDENNGPWKEFAVKDLDGYCIAFGGTDGF, from the coding sequence ATGGGGACAAAAAGACAGATTCACAGTTCATTGAAGGTTTTATTAGTATCGGATCTTGCAAAATCGCGGAAGTTTTACAGTGATGTATTAGGCTGTGAGGTGACCGACTGGTGGGCCATCCGGGATGGGTTTTCAGGACTGGCACTAAAACTGCTGGAAGCGAGCGATCCGAAAGAAGTGAGGCCTAACCCGCCGGCAGCAGGGGAAAAGCAAGGGTTCGACCTGTATTGCTATGTAGAAGACTGGAATTCGCTTGATGAGCTATACCAAGAATTCAAGGAAAAGGGTGCGCAAATTGCCATCGATCCATGGGTTGATGAAAATAATGGTCCTTGGAAGGAGTTTGCCGTCAAAGACCTTGATGGCTACTGCATTGCTTTTGGCGGGACAGACGGCTTTTGA
- a CDS encoding BTAD domain-containing putative transcriptional regulator, translated as MQGTLPLIKTKLIVPGLQEQWIRRAKLSRKMKAVSEKPLTIIQAGAGYGKSTALALHVNDQKQSCCWYTITSSDDDILPFLSYLTASIQTLFPDFGQELIPYMKKMNRYIREEELSMLSSLFINEILQIPEQIVVILDDFHAIEHSYHINVWMEKLLEHMPGHLHLVISTRTKPGWKVLAKLRAKNELNEISKTDLIFGKEEIELLLSDYYQLAISDEQIDQLYQITEGWVIAIGMIAQQLPHLQSLDDLLAEPAKSLEDLFQYLVYEVFSKQPPMIQQFLEQTSIFEEISTDICDHILGMKSSIQMLEQLTAKNLFIQQIGDSQFRYHALFREFLETRLITSQPGQYRVLMMNSAHYFEKKGQWEEALYCYEKIGQYSAAAAIMDEQGMELLEMGKLENLQERLAKIPKEDKRRYCSLLFLEGEVYRYRSLYKQAEACYEQAIQTADRMGNAEWKSKALEGKAKIYLDTIQPLKAERILAQAIELREAAMFDAAAEETGRLYRLLAENLINSGQALKAERWIERARLMGVHIEDGNLEARLYLRTGRFQEMRKILMDAKAPGHLDDKLHLPQSHRETDLLLALIEAFTGNGMQAKALSQSGIQYGIDIQAPFVEACGWIRMGHAVQLIEEYDLALAEKCYETALDIMGRLSIERGKAEPLMGLCILYGSRREYERAAEAGRKALLETEQVKDVWLSALITLCLAIASIYNDRHKEASENLHKAEGLINQCGDEYGRMLLSFWKSYYYFSLNEDEEFKSAFSSFLKLMKTGGYEFFLKKRTTFGPRDLQVFSPMLIEAVKQSIAPGYAEKLLEDLKIPRLSAHPGYTLRVQALGQFRLWLGDREVEDRDWQRGKAKELFQLFLTKRNQFLMKEDIFQILWPTHEGKNADRDFKVALNALNNVLEPARKARSTPFFIIREGTGYGINPQAAIQLDSRIFEEWAEAGLEEKNTEKSMEELERALNLYNGDYLPERRYEDWCLNERERLLVYFLRGAEKLAQLNVRRENYDSAIHWCQKILHRDRTWEEAYRLLMFCYYRKNNRPQAIRWYKKCSEVLEEELGVTPLEPTKHMYEMIIEGQNQ; from the coding sequence ATGCAGGGAACATTGCCATTGATCAAAACAAAATTAATTGTTCCTGGCTTACAGGAGCAATGGATAAGGCGGGCAAAACTATCGAGAAAAATGAAAGCGGTTTCCGAAAAGCCGCTGACCATCATTCAGGCAGGAGCCGGTTATGGCAAGAGTACGGCTCTGGCCTTGCATGTCAACGATCAGAAACAGTCATGCTGCTGGTATACCATCACTTCTTCTGATGACGATATTCTTCCGTTTCTGTCCTATTTGACAGCCTCGATTCAAACCTTGTTCCCGGATTTTGGCCAAGAGTTAATACCCTATATGAAAAAAATGAACCGTTACATAAGGGAAGAAGAACTTAGCATGCTCTCTTCTCTTTTCATCAATGAGATACTTCAGATCCCTGAACAAATTGTTGTCATTCTCGATGATTTCCACGCAATCGAACATTCCTACCATATCAATGTCTGGATGGAAAAACTGCTGGAGCATATGCCAGGCCATCTCCATCTTGTCATTTCAACCAGGACAAAGCCCGGTTGGAAAGTGCTGGCTAAGTTAAGGGCTAAAAATGAATTGAATGAGATATCGAAGACAGATTTGATTTTTGGCAAAGAAGAAATTGAACTGCTTCTTTCTGATTATTATCAGCTAGCTATCAGTGACGAACAAATAGACCAGTTGTATCAAATTACAGAAGGGTGGGTCATTGCAATAGGAATGATCGCCCAGCAGCTTCCTCACCTGCAGAGTCTGGATGATCTCCTGGCAGAACCGGCAAAGTCGCTTGAGGATCTGTTTCAATACCTGGTTTATGAAGTGTTTTCAAAACAGCCTCCAATGATTCAGCAATTCCTTGAACAGACAAGTATCTTTGAGGAAATAAGTACGGATATATGCGATCACATCCTCGGTATGAAGAGTTCCATCCAGATGCTGGAGCAGTTGACTGCGAAAAATCTGTTCATACAGCAGATAGGCGACAGCCAGTTCAGGTATCATGCCCTTTTTCGCGAATTCCTCGAGACCAGGCTGATCACCAGCCAGCCTGGTCAATACAGAGTATTGATGATGAACAGTGCTCATTATTTTGAAAAGAAGGGGCAGTGGGAAGAGGCATTATATTGTTATGAGAAAATTGGCCAATACAGCGCTGCTGCAGCGATTATGGACGAACAGGGGATGGAGCTTCTCGAAATGGGCAAGCTCGAGAATCTGCAGGAGCGCCTTGCAAAAATCCCCAAGGAGGATAAAAGGCGCTATTGTTCCCTCTTATTTCTTGAGGGAGAGGTTTACCGATATCGCTCATTGTACAAGCAAGCGGAAGCATGCTATGAGCAGGCCATACAGACAGCTGACAGGATGGGGAATGCAGAATGGAAAAGCAAGGCACTTGAAGGCAAAGCAAAAATTTATCTGGATACAATCCAGCCGCTTAAAGCTGAACGCATTTTAGCGCAGGCAATCGAGCTTCGGGAAGCGGCGATGTTTGATGCTGCCGCGGAGGAAACGGGAAGGCTTTATCGCCTTCTTGCTGAAAACTTGATCAATTCCGGACAGGCATTGAAGGCTGAAAGGTGGATTGAACGGGCAAGGTTGATGGGGGTCCATATAGAGGATGGAAACCTGGAAGCCCGGCTATATTTAAGGACCGGCCGATTCCAAGAAATGAGAAAGATTTTAATGGATGCCAAGGCGCCAGGCCATCTGGATGATAAACTGCATTTGCCGCAATCGCACAGGGAGACCGATCTGCTGCTGGCATTGATTGAAGCTTTTACAGGCAATGGCATGCAAGCAAAGGCATTATCTCAATCAGGGATCCAGTATGGGATTGATATCCAGGCTCCATTTGTGGAAGCTTGCGGTTGGATCAGGATGGGCCATGCAGTCCAGCTGATTGAAGAATATGATCTGGCTCTTGCTGAAAAATGCTATGAAACGGCACTTGATATCATGGGACGCCTGAGCATCGAACGCGGGAAGGCTGAACCGCTGATGGGCCTATGCATTCTTTATGGCTCAAGGCGTGAATATGAGAGGGCTGCTGAGGCTGGGAGAAAGGCGCTGCTTGAAACAGAACAGGTGAAGGATGTCTGGCTTTCGGCTCTCATAACGCTTTGCCTGGCGATTGCATCAATTTACAATGACAGGCACAAGGAGGCGAGTGAGAACCTTCATAAAGCAGAGGGGCTGATCAACCAGTGTGGTGATGAATATGGCAGGATGCTGCTTTCGTTCTGGAAGTCCTATTATTATTTTTCATTGAATGAAGATGAGGAATTCAAATCAGCATTTTCAAGCTTTTTAAAATTGATGAAGACAGGCGGATATGAATTTTTCCTGAAAAAACGGACAACATTTGGGCCGCGGGATTTGCAAGTGTTCTCACCTATGCTCATTGAAGCGGTAAAGCAGTCCATAGCGCCTGGATATGCCGAGAAGCTGTTGGAGGATTTGAAGATCCCCCGCCTGAGTGCCCATCCTGGCTATACATTAAGGGTCCAAGCGCTTGGCCAATTCCGGCTCTGGCTTGGAGACAGGGAAGTGGAGGACAGGGATTGGCAGAGAGGAAAGGCGAAAGAGCTTTTTCAGCTATTCTTGACAAAGAGGAACCAGTTCCTGATGAAGGAGGATATTTTCCAGATTCTTTGGCCAACACATGAGGGAAAGAATGCAGACAGAGATTTTAAAGTTGCGCTGAATGCCTTGAATAATGTTCTGGAGCCTGCGCGCAAAGCGAGATCCACCCCATTTTTCATTATCAGGGAAGGAACGGGATACGGAATAAACCCCCAGGCAGCAATTCAACTGGACTCGCGAATATTCGAAGAATGGGCAGAAGCCGGCCTCGAAGAGAAGAATACTGAAAAATCGATGGAGGAACTAGAGCGCGCCTTGAATCTATATAACGGGGATTATCTTCCTGAAAGAAGGTATGAGGATTGGTGCCTCAATGAACGGGAGCGGCTGCTTGTATATTTTCTGCGTGGTGCTGAAAAGCTGGCGCAGCTGAATGTAAGGCGTGAAAACTATGACTCTGCCATTCATTGGTGCCAAAAAATCCTCCACAGGGACAGAACATGGGAGGAAGCTTATCGATTGCTGATGTTTTGCTATTATCGTAAGAACAATCGTCCGCAAGCCATCCGCTGGTATAAAAAATGCAGTGAAGTGCTTGAGGAAGAACTGGGAGTCACTCCGCTGGAACCAACCAAGCATATGTATGAGATGATTATTGAAGGGCAAAATCAATAG
- a CDS encoding TVP38/TMEM64 family protein, which translates to MDVELMKEWFTIENIMDLLSQYRSFGPIPGILLPMLEAFLPFLPLFLFVMANANAFGLWLGFLFSWIGAVLGALLVFLIFRRYGQGRILRFLQRHPKVQKGMNWIERHGFGPIFLMLCFPFTPSALVNIVAGLSKISMAQYMLAVITGKMVMIFTISFVGYDIRSLITNPARTAIVLAVIAILWYIGKRIEVKMNMSVGKDDNDR; encoded by the coding sequence ATGGATGTTGAATTGATGAAAGAATGGTTTACAATCGAAAACATTATGGATTTGCTCAGCCAATACCGTTCATTTGGGCCGATTCCCGGAATCCTTCTGCCCATGCTTGAGGCATTTTTGCCGTTCCTGCCATTGTTCTTATTTGTCATGGCGAATGCGAATGCGTTTGGGCTGTGGCTTGGGTTTCTTTTTTCCTGGATTGGAGCAGTTCTCGGTGCCCTGCTCGTTTTCTTGATCTTTCGCAGGTATGGCCAGGGACGGATCCTCAGGTTTTTGCAGCGCCACCCCAAAGTCCAGAAGGGAATGAATTGGATAGAGCGCCACGGGTTTGGCCCGATATTCCTGATGCTTTGCTTTCCTTTTACTCCATCTGCCCTCGTCAATATTGTTGCCGGTCTTTCAAAAATCAGCATGGCTCAATATATGCTTGCAGTGATAACAGGGAAAATGGTCATGATTTTCACCATCAGTTTCGTAGGATATGATATTCGTTCATTGATCACCAATCCGGCGCGAACTGCAATCGTTCTCGCAGTAATTGCCATTCTGTGGTATATCGGCAAAAGAATTGAAGTAAAAATGAATATGAGTGTTGGAAAAGACGATAATGACAGATAG
- the lepB gene encoding signal peptidase I, with amino-acid sequence MREVVKREGLEWIKAFALGMIIFIFIRIFFFSNYVVEGESMLPTLEDGNKVVVNKLGYETEDLERFDVIVFHANEEEDFVKRVIGLPGDKVEYREDMLFINGKKVEEPFLKQYREQSPVGYLTGDFTLQDLTGIERVPEGKLFVLGDNRLGSWDSRQFGFISENQVVGKVNLRYWPLEEMDVSF; translated from the coding sequence ATGAGAGAAGTCGTGAAAAGGGAAGGCCTCGAATGGATCAAGGCTTTTGCTCTCGGAATGATCATTTTTATCTTTATCAGGATTTTCTTTTTTTCCAATTATGTGGTTGAAGGGGAATCTATGCTTCCTACACTGGAAGACGGGAATAAAGTCGTTGTCAATAAGCTGGGATACGAGACCGAAGATCTTGAAAGGTTTGACGTGATTGTCTTCCATGCGAATGAGGAAGAAGACTTTGTAAAGAGGGTCATCGGCCTGCCGGGGGATAAAGTTGAATACCGGGAGGATATGTTATTCATCAATGGCAAAAAGGTGGAGGAACCATTTTTGAAGCAGTATCGCGAGCAATCCCCCGTGGGCTACTTGACTGGCGATTTTACACTCCAGGATTTGACCGGGATTGAAAGAGTGCCAGAAGGAAAATTGTTTGTCCTAGGCGATAACCGCCTTGGAAGCTGGGACAGCAGGCAGTTTGGTTTCATTTCAGAAAATCAGGTCGTTGGCAAGGTCAATCTTAGATACTGGCCGCTCGAGGAAATGGATGTATCGTTCTGA
- a CDS encoding LCP family protein produces MRSERHQHKKKRKRIRWSSIFLLLFLLVGAVALYSYMQFRSGVNDSERAGEENKQEYHFNGESDRNGLTNILLIGSDARGEENSRADTIMIASYNPDTESYKLTSIMRDTYVEIPGHGKNKINAAFALGGPELLRQTIKENFDVSLQYYSIVDFEGFVRLIDEAFPEGVEVDVEKRMSEGIGVTLEPGVQRLDGKHLLGYVRFRQDAVGDFGRVERQQNVIKEVGKQFASIQTLPKLPKLVGVLTPFVNTNMDTGDILFMGKGLLSKDNRNIETMRIPVEGSFENQRVSGAGAVLVINKEENRNALEQFLTQ; encoded by the coding sequence ATGAGATCTGAACGGCATCAGCATAAAAAGAAAAGAAAAAGAATAAGATGGTCCAGCATTTTTCTGCTGCTGTTCCTGTTGGTCGGAGCCGTTGCGCTGTATTCCTACATGCAATTCCGTTCTGGCGTAAATGATTCGGAAAGGGCGGGTGAGGAAAACAAGCAGGAATACCATTTTAATGGCGAGAGTGACCGCAATGGCCTCACGAATATCCTGCTGATTGGCAGTGACGCGAGAGGAGAGGAAAATTCAAGGGCTGATACAATCATGATTGCCAGCTATAATCCAGATACGGAGTCTTATAAGTTGACTTCAATCATGAGGGATACGTATGTGGAGATCCCGGGACACGGAAAAAATAAAATCAATGCTGCGTTTGCGCTTGGGGGCCCGGAGCTATTACGGCAGACAATTAAGGAAAACTTTGATGTCAGCCTTCAATATTATTCAATCGTCGATTTTGAGGGGTTCGTCCGCCTGATTGATGAAGCATTCCCGGAAGGTGTTGAAGTCGACGTTGAAAAGAGAATGTCCGAGGGGATAGGTGTCACACTCGAACCAGGCGTTCAGCGACTGGATGGGAAGCATCTTCTTGGGTATGTCCGATTCCGCCAGGATGCAGTCGGTGATTTTGGCCGTGTTGAACGCCAGCAAAATGTCATAAAGGAAGTCGGCAAGCAATTCGCCAGTATCCAGACTTTGCCGAAGCTCCCTAAGTTGGTGGGAGTTCTTACTCCGTTTGTCAATACCAATATGGATACAGGCGATATCTTATTTATGGGAAAAGGGCTGCTCTCCAAGGATAATCGGAATATCGAAACAATGAGGATACCCGTTGAAGGTTCATTCGAAAATCAGAGGGTGAGCGGTGCAGGTGCTGTCCTCGTGATAAACAAGGAAGAGAATAGGAACGCGCTGGAACAATTTTTAACTCAGTAG
- a CDS encoding DUF3949 domain-containing protein — MEQLKKQKQLSQSEMYEEMPVQEEILHMNLQSNILFIPANIIAGLIYKYRDR; from the coding sequence ATGGAACAACTAAAGAAACAGAAGCAGCTTTCACAAAGTGAAATGTACGAGGAAATGCCTGTGCAGGAAGAAATCCTTCACATGAACCTTCAATCGAATATTTTGTTCATACCGGCAAACATCATTGCAGGATTGATCTATAAGTACCGGGATCGGTAA
- a CDS encoding S9 family peptidase → MEKRFIKAEDLFELKSVTDPQFSPDGKKCVFVQTEMLESKNDYASNLYIIDIEGGGEPKQWTYGEYRNHSPRWSPDGSKLAFVSNRSGKNQIFVLDAAGGEAKQATDFRNGANGPVWSPDGSRIACSVSLKSDEDLLEKAEEKKDDKKLEPFVAEEMKYKSDAAGFWDGKYKQTVIVNLADGKAESVAKGEVDYHLQCWSPDGKSLVLSADETSERDFSFKSDLWLMDIETGNKTKLTNGTGYFGNAVFSPDGKYLGYTGHEREFENATLTQLWVQDLQTGSIQCVTENMDILVGDAVAADFQQGANSPGLIWGEDGRSFYFLASDQGNTVLYFGNLDGEVYPALLDQQHIYGYTLDGKNQRIIAAISNPVLPGELFQLEVTTGEMKQLTSVNEKVLESVTLSKPEQISFEASDGTPLHGWIMKPAGYEEGKKYPLILEIHGGPHAMYANSYFNEFQVLAAEGYGVLYINPRGSHGYGQQFVNAVRGDYGGGDYQDVMDAVDYAQENYDFIDKERLGVTGGSYGGFMTNWIVGHTDRFKAAVTQRSISNWISFYGVSDIGYYFTEWQIQADLSDLETLWKHSPIAYVDKINTPLLILHSEKDYRCPIEQAEQLFIALKRQGKETKFIRFPESNHELSRSGKPNLRLSRLASIVDWFNSHL, encoded by the coding sequence ATGGAAAAAAGATTTATTAAAGCAGAGGATTTATTTGAATTAAAGTCCGTTACTGACCCTCAGTTTTCTCCTGATGGAAAGAAGTGTGTGTTTGTTCAGACAGAGATGCTGGAGAGCAAGAATGATTATGCATCTAATTTATACATAATTGACATTGAAGGAGGCGGAGAGCCGAAGCAATGGACATATGGTGAATACCGCAACCATTCTCCGAGATGGTCACCGGATGGATCGAAACTGGCTTTCGTTTCAAACCGCAGCGGCAAGAACCAGATTTTTGTTCTCGATGCTGCAGGCGGGGAGGCGAAGCAGGCAACCGATTTCAGAAATGGTGCCAATGGTCCAGTCTGGTCTCCGGATGGATCTCGGATCGCCTGTTCCGTATCCTTGAAGAGTGACGAGGATTTGCTTGAAAAAGCAGAAGAAAAGAAGGACGACAAAAAGCTGGAACCTTTCGTAGCTGAGGAAATGAAGTATAAATCAGACGCAGCTGGCTTCTGGGATGGAAAGTATAAACAGACTGTCATTGTGAACCTTGCAGACGGCAAGGCAGAATCAGTGGCAAAAGGCGAAGTAGACTATCATCTGCAATGCTGGTCTCCTGATGGCAAAAGCCTTGTATTATCGGCTGATGAGACATCTGAACGCGATTTCTCATTTAAAAGTGATTTGTGGCTGATGGACATTGAGACAGGAAATAAAACGAAGCTGACGAATGGTACAGGCTACTTCGGGAATGCTGTATTTTCACCTGACGGAAAATACCTTGGCTATACGGGACATGAGAGAGAGTTTGAGAATGCAACACTAACTCAGCTTTGGGTACAGGACCTCCAGACTGGCAGCATCCAATGTGTCACGGAGAACATGGATATTCTTGTTGGAGACGCTGTTGCCGCAGACTTCCAGCAGGGCGCTAATAGTCCTGGATTGATCTGGGGCGAAGATGGCAGGAGCTTTTATTTTCTTGCAAGTGACCAGGGCAACACGGTTTTATACTTTGGAAACCTTGATGGCGAAGTGTATCCGGCACTTCTTGACCAGCAGCATATTTATGGGTACACTCTTGACGGCAAAAACCAGAGAATCATTGCGGCCATCAGCAATCCAGTGCTGCCGGGAGAATTGTTCCAGCTTGAAGTCACCACTGGTGAGATGAAGCAGCTGACCTCTGTGAATGAAAAGGTATTGGAGTCAGTCACTTTATCGAAGCCTGAGCAAATTTCTTTCGAAGCAAGTGATGGTACCCCGCTTCATGGCTGGATCATGAAGCCTGCTGGATATGAAGAAGGAAAGAAATATCCACTGATTCTTGAAATTCACGGGGGACCACACGCTATGTATGCAAACTCGTATTTCAATGAATTCCAGGTCTTGGCTGCTGAAGGCTACGGTGTCCTTTATATCAATCCGCGAGGCAGCCATGGGTATGGACAGCAATTCGTCAATGCCGTTCGTGGCGATTATGGCGGCGGGGACTATCAGGATGTGATGGACGCTGTCGATTATGCTCAGGAAAATTACGATTTCATTGACAAGGAACGATTGGGAGTGACCGGCGGGAGCTATGGCGGATTCATGACAAACTGGATTGTCGGTCATACGGACAGATTCAAGGCAGCCGTCACGCAACGTTCAATTTCAAACTGGATCAGCTTCTATGGTGTCAGTGACATCGGCTACTATTTTACAGAGTGGCAGATTCAGGCTGACCTCAGCGACTTGGAAACATTGTGGAAGCATTCACCTATCGCCTATGTGGATAAAATCAATACACCATTATTGATCCTTCACAGCGAAAAGGACTATCGCTGCCCGATTGAACAGGCAGAGCAGCTTTTCATTGCCTTGAAGAGACAGGGGAAGGAAACGAAGTTCATCCGATTCCCTGAATCGAACCATGAGCTCTCAAGAAGCGGAAAGCCTAATCTGCGACTCAGCAGGCTGGCGTCCATAGTTGATTGGTTCAATAGCCATCTGTAA
- a CDS encoding ABC transporter ATP-binding protein, whose amino-acid sequence MSTLLKLDQVETFIGQYHILQGISFEVPKGEVTVLLGRNGAGKTTTLRTIMGLNPAAKGSVIFKGEEIKSHPTYTIANKGIGYVPEDQGIFAGLSVEENIKVAIKNENDETRQRLEWILELFPDLKKFWKKPGGLLSGGQKQMLSIARAYVNDNELLLIDEPSKGLAPIIVEKVMESIQQMKDKTTIILVEQNFMMASSIGDSFYIIDDGRTVSNGSMNLLREDEEMRRKYLGIA is encoded by the coding sequence GTGAGCACGCTGCTGAAGCTTGACCAGGTGGAGACATTCATAGGTCAGTATCACATCCTTCAAGGCATCTCTTTTGAAGTGCCAAAGGGGGAGGTTACCGTACTGCTGGGGCGGAATGGTGCCGGCAAAACAACTACACTGAGAACAATCATGGGATTGAATCCGGCTGCAAAAGGCTCGGTTATTTTTAAAGGTGAAGAAATCAAGAGCCACCCAACCTATACGATTGCCAATAAAGGAATTGGTTATGTGCCAGAGGACCAGGGGATTTTTGCCGGGCTGAGCGTTGAGGAAAATATCAAGGTAGCAATCAAAAATGAAAATGATGAAACCCGTCAGCGGCTGGAATGGATTCTTGAGCTTTTTCCTGACTTGAAAAAGTTCTGGAAAAAACCGGGCGGGCTTTTGAGCGGCGGCCAGAAGCAGATGCTTTCTATCGCAAGAGCCTATGTCAATGACAATGAACTGCTTTTGATCGATGAACCCAGCAAAGGCCTCGCGCCAATCATAGTGGAGAAGGTGATGGAGTCGATCCAGCAAATGAAGGATAAGACAACGATCATCCTTGTGGAACAAAACTTCATGATGGCCAGCAGTATTGGCGACAGCTTTTACATTATCGATGATGGCAGGACGGTTTCGAATGGCTCGATGAACCTCCTTCGTGAGGACGAAGAAATGAGACGGAAATATCTCGGCATTGCCTAG
- a CDS encoding substrate-binding domain-containing protein, giving the protein MLILVLLFTSACSGSGTEKSGGTEGKEGNDEPKNTEPIKIGVLASQTGGLEAYGKQTLRGFELGLEYATNGTNEVAGRKIEFVVEDTETKPEVAVQKATKLLEEDEVDFLVGSSSSGDTLAVLPLAEEYEKIMIVEPAVADSITGSEFNEYIFRTARNSSQDAVAGAAAIAKDGVKIATLAPDYSFGRDGVAAFKEAAEKLGAEIIHEEYADPAATDFTSNIQKIIDQKPDYLFVVWAGANSPWNQISDMKVQEKGIKISTGAPDIAALATMEPLVGMEGFTVYYHDLPQNDINKWLVDEHKKRFNGELPDLFTPGGMTAAMAIVEALKKTEGDTDSKKLIETMEGMSFDSPKGKMTFREEDHQALQALYAIKLEKKEGVNYPVPVLIRELSPEETAPPIRN; this is encoded by the coding sequence ATGCTCATTTTGGTCTTGTTGTTTACTAGTGCCTGCAGTGGATCGGGGACAGAAAAGTCAGGAGGCACTGAAGGGAAAGAAGGGAACGATGAACCGAAGAACACAGAACCGATCAAAATTGGTGTGCTGGCTTCCCAAACGGGCGGACTTGAAGCTTATGGGAAGCAGACACTTCGCGGTTTCGAGCTTGGCCTTGAATACGCAACGAATGGAACAAATGAAGTCGCGGGCCGTAAAATTGAATTCGTTGTTGAAGATACAGAAACCAAACCTGAGGTAGCGGTCCAGAAAGCGACGAAACTTCTTGAAGAGGATGAAGTAGACTTCCTGGTCGGATCTTCAAGCTCAGGCGACACGCTGGCAGTTCTGCCGCTCGCTGAGGAATATGAAAAAATCATGATCGTCGAGCCGGCTGTTGCGGACAGCATCACAGGCTCTGAATTCAATGAATATATTTTCCGCACGGCACGTAACTCTTCTCAGGATGCTGTTGCGGGTGCCGCTGCAATTGCGAAGGATGGCGTGAAAATCGCAACTCTTGCACCGGATTATTCTTTTGGCCGCGATGGCGTCGCAGCCTTCAAAGAAGCAGCAGAAAAACTTGGCGCTGAAATCATCCACGAAGAATATGCAGATCCAGCTGCAACAGACTTCACTTCGAACATCCAGAAAATCATCGACCAAAAGCCGGATTACTTATTTGTCGTCTGGGCTGGGGCGAATTCTCCATGGAACCAGATTTCAGATATGAAAGTACAGGAAAAAGGAATCAAAATCTCCACAGGCGCTCCTGATATCGCAGCACTTGCAACAATGGAGCCACTTGTCGGCATGGAAGGCTTCACAGTCTATTATCATGACCTTCCGCAAAATGATATTAATAAATGGCTTGTTGATGAACATAAAAAGCGCTTCAACGGTGAGCTTCCAGACTTATTCACACCAGGAGGCATGACTGCAGCGATGGCGATTGTCGAAGCTTTGAAGAAAACCGAGGGTGACACGGATTCCAAGAAATTGATCGAGACAATGGAAGGGATGAGCTTTGATTCACCAAAAGGAAAAATGACCTTCCGTGAAGAGGATCATCAGGCACTTCAGGCATTATACGCAATCAAGCTCGAGAAAAAGGAAGGAGTCAACTATCCAGTTCCTGTCCTGATCCGCGAGCTCTCTCCAGAAGAAACAGCTCCGCCGATAAGGAATTAA
- a CDS encoding ABC transporter ATP-binding protein, producing MTAIIETKDLSITFGGHTAVDSVSISVPHNHFKSIIGPNGAGKTTFFNLLSGQLVPTKGQVVYKGNDITNLSPTKRTRAGIGRSFQITNVFPNLTVMENVRLAVQSHEGVRYQMLRHFRSFKKFEEQAEEWLKLVLLDGKKDALARNLAHGEKRKLEIAMLLALNTEVLLLDEPTAGMSLEEVPAILEVIRKIKERGDRTIILIEHKMDMIMDLSDSIMVLFNGALLADGTPEEIMKNETVQSAYLGGLHSEHAAEA from the coding sequence ATGACGGCAATTATCGAGACGAAAGACCTCAGCATTACATTTGGCGGCCATACCGCTGTTGATTCTGTCAGCATTTCAGTCCCGCATAATCATTTCAAATCAATCATCGGTCCCAACGGTGCCGGAAAAACGACTTTTTTCAACCTGTTAAGCGGGCAGCTCGTGCCGACGAAGGGACAGGTCGTGTATAAAGGCAATGACATCACAAACCTTTCTCCGACCAAAAGGACGAGGGCCGGAATCGGACGGTCCTTTCAGATCACCAATGTCTTCCCCAATTTGACGGTAATGGAAAATGTCCGTCTGGCGGTCCAGTCACATGAAGGAGTCCGCTATCAGATGCTCAGGCATTTCCGTTCTTTTAAAAAGTTTGAGGAGCAGGCAGAAGAGTGGCTGAAACTGGTCTTGCTCGATGGCAAGAAGGATGCGCTTGCGAGGAACCTTGCCCACGGTGAAAAAAGGAAGCTGGAAATAGCGATGCTGCTGGCTTTGAACACCGAAGTGCTGCTGCTTGATGAACCGACTGCAGGCATGTCACTTGAAGAGGTTCCGGCAATCCTGGAAGTAATCAGGAAAATCAAGGAGCGCGGTGACCGGACGATCATTTTGATCGAACACAAAATGGATATGATCATGGATCTTTCGGATTCGATCATGGTTTTATTCAATGGTGCTCTGCTTGCCGATGGGACACCGGAGGAAATCATGAAAAATGAAACGGTCCAATCTGCATATTTGGGAGGTTTGCATAGTGAGCACGCTGCTGAAGCTTGA